Proteins from one Chroococcidiopsis sp. CCMEE 29 genomic window:
- a CDS encoding FGGY family carbohydrate kinase — MNLASRQWDKDILNALNISPNVLPNVIESTAIAGRLRSEIAACVGLPGGLPVVAGGGDNAAAAVGLGITSNHLNRGSLSIGTSGAIFVPCDCPIPDLEGRVHLFCHVDGGYHLLGVLWRQVALCAGIEIRLHRMFPTLS, encoded by the coding sequence TTGAACTTAGCTAGTCGGCAATGGGATAAGGATATTCTCAATGCCCTTAATATCAGCCCAAATGTGTTACCCAACGTGATTGAGTCTACTGCGATCGCCGGAAGGCTGAGATCAGAAATAGCAGCCTGCGTGGGACTACCTGGCGGATTACCTGTGGTCGCAGGAGGAGGCGATAATGCAGCAGCGGCAGTTGGCTTGGGCATTACATCCAATCATCTAAACCGAGGCAGCCTGAGCATCGGCACATCGGGTGCGATTTTTGTACCCTGCGATTGCCCAATTCCCGATCTAGAAGGTCGGGTGCATTTGTTCTGTCATGTGGATGGGGGATATCATCTACTGGGAGTACTCTGGCGGCAGGTGGCTCTCTGCGCTGGTATCGAGATACGTTTGCACCGAATGTTCCCTACACTGAGCTGA
- a CDS encoding FGGY-family carbohydrate kinase — translation MRWYRDTFAPNVPYTELMNIAERSLPGARGVLFLPHLSGERSPQLDPDTRAAWVNLSLAHTQADITRAVLEGVVFSLGEVLEVISAIAPVHQLLATGGGARSNIWLRILAEILQTQLIAPKAEEGAAYGAAILAMVGVGTYPNLEAAFKMLPQDSNTVQPQANPVYEEAFKQYRSHCTKPLKLFVDRTSSPKVGG, via the coding sequence CTGCGCTGGTATCGAGATACGTTTGCACCGAATGTTCCCTACACTGAGCTGATGAACATAGCAGAGCGATCGCTGCCTGGTGCTCGTGGTGTTCTATTTCTGCCCCACCTCTCAGGAGAACGCAGTCCCCAGCTCGATCCAGATACTCGGGCTGCTTGGGTGAATCTGTCATTGGCTCATACGCAGGCAGATATAACTCGTGCTGTTTTGGAGGGTGTTGTATTTAGCTTGGGGGAAGTGTTGGAAGTCATCAGCGCGATCGCTCCCGTTCATCAACTGTTGGCAACGGGTGGAGGAGCACGATCCAACATCTGGTTACGAATTTTAGCAGAGATTCTGCAAACACAACTCATTGCTCCCAAAGCAGAAGAAGGAGCCGCTTACGGAGCGGCGATTCTGGCAATGGTGGGGGTTGGTACATACCCCAATTTAGAGGCAGCATTCAAGATGCTGCCACAAGACAGCAATACAGTACAACCACAAGCAAATCCTGTGTACGAAGAAGCGTTCAAGCAATACAGGTCACACTGTACGAAGCCCTTAAAGCTGTTCGTTGACCGAACATCATCGCCAAAAGTAGGAGGCTAG
- a CDS encoding iron uptake porin has product MQLTCASLVANLISFNSVIAQDGQEATKVDKLRSSLNEDAEPGKSPQTLTPKSTFKPKLQEFVADISLIQADTFFGRNLLGKTDFPSVQANVMAQITSVSQLSDVQPTDWAFQALQSLVERYGVIAGYPDGTFRGNRTLTRYEFAAGLNAVLNRINELIAASQADLIGKEDLVTLQRLQQEFGAELAILPGRVDTLEAHTAELEANQFSTTTKLNAEVITAVTDTFGDRAGGDSDDSNTLFAYRVRLNFETSFTGKDLLRTRLESGNFGSVGDATGTNMTRLNFDTNSDNDVILPHLLYSFPVGSSLTFTVGTSGVGYTDITDTLTPPTIADDSQGIPSLFGEYSPLYRRGGGGGAVNWNINENLILTLGYLAEDSANPADGNGLFNGSYHALAQLALYGDWGELGVAYSHSYLNKGGDEFSITGGTGSFLAGQPFGNIATSAEIVALQGYYRVSPNFQIHGWVGYINANAESSGLSEISDSRGGSILVNVPDGSNAELWYGAIGFTFPDLGSEGNLSGILVGLPPKVTSSDIRKDPDTSYHIEAFYRFQVNDNVFITPGFWVVLNPEHDSSNNTQYVGVIRTSFDF; this is encoded by the coding sequence ATGCAACTTACTTGCGCAAGTTTAGTTGCCAACTTAATTAGCTTTAACTCAGTAATTGCTCAAGATGGTCAGGAAGCCACTAAAGTTGATAAGCTCCGAAGCAGTCTTAATGAAGATGCCGAACCAGGTAAATCTCCCCAAACACTTACGCCTAAATCTACTTTTAAACCAAAACTTCAAGAGTTTGTAGCTGACATTTCTTTAATACAAGCGGATACTTTTTTCGGTAGAAATTTGCTAGGAAAAACGGACTTTCCAAGTGTTCAAGCAAACGTCATGGCTCAAATAACTTCTGTTTCTCAGCTATCGGATGTGCAACCTACAGACTGGGCATTTCAAGCATTACAGTCTTTAGTGGAGCGTTATGGCGTAATTGCCGGTTATCCTGACGGTACTTTTCGCGGGAATCGGACGCTAACTCGCTATGAATTTGCGGCTGGTTTGAATGCTGTATTGAACCGCATCAACGAATTGATTGCAGCAAGTCAGGCTGATTTGATCGGAAAAGAGGATTTGGTCACATTGCAAAGACTTCAGCAAGAGTTTGGGGCAGAACTTGCTATATTGCCCGGTCGTGTGGATACATTAGAAGCTCATACAGCTGAACTAGAAGCTAACCAATTTTCTACTACTACCAAATTGAATGCTGAAGTAATTACAGCCGTTACTGATACCTTTGGCGATCGCGCGGGTGGAGATTCGGACGACTCAAATACCTTGTTCGCTTACCGCGTTCGTCTCAACTTTGAAACTAGTTTTACTGGTAAAGATTTGCTGAGGACTCGTCTGGAGTCAGGTAACTTTGGTTCGGTTGGGGATGCAACTGGCACGAATATGACGCGGTTAAATTTTGATACCAACAGCGACAATGATGTTATCCTACCTCACTTGTTATATAGCTTTCCAGTTGGTTCCTCCCTCACATTTACCGTAGGAACATCAGGTGTTGGCTACACAGATATTACCGACACGCTGACTCCTCCCACGATCGCAGATGATAGTCAAGGAATTCCCTCTCTATTTGGGGAATATAGTCCCTTGTATCGGCGCGGGGGTGGAGGTGGTGCTGTTAATTGGAATATCAACGAAAACTTGATTCTGACATTAGGTTATCTGGCAGAAGACTCTGCTAACCCAGCAGATGGCAATGGTTTATTCAATGGTAGTTATCATGCTCTAGCTCAGCTTGCTTTGTATGGCGATTGGGGAGAGCTGGGTGTAGCTTATTCTCACTCTTATTTAAACAAAGGAGGAGATGAATTTAGCATTACAGGTGGTACAGGCAGTTTTCTAGCCGGGCAGCCTTTTGGCAATATAGCCACTTCCGCTGAGATTGTAGCTCTACAGGGCTATTATCGCGTTTCCCCGAATTTTCAAATCCACGGTTGGGTAGGTTATATCAATGCCAATGCTGAAAGTTCTGGTTTGAGTGAAATTTCTGATAGCAGGGGTGGAAGCATTCTAGTAAACGTACCTGATGGTAGTAATGCTGAGCTCTGGTACGGTGCGATTGGCTTTACTTTCCCAGATTTAGGCAGCGAGGGTAATTTATCTGGGATTTTGGTTGGCTTGCCACCGAAAGTGACAAGCAGCGATATCCGCAAAGATCCAGATACTTCTTATCACATAGAGGCTTTCTATCGCTTCCAAGTCAATGACAATGTTTTCATTACTCCTGGATTCTGGGTAGTTTTAAATCCTGAGCACGATAGCAGTAACAACACTCAGTATGTAGGAGTCATCCGCACTAGCTTCGACTTCTAA
- a CDS encoding TOBE domain-containing protein encodes MHILELELLILLPLPPLLPLLPAGFIGSPKMNFLSVTVTSVNDSGTTVKLPGDATVTIPVKPGLSVGDRATLGIRPEHLRLDRVTLNGEVLVVERLGGETYLYIKIAGGDTLIVQTDGDNPSRLHDIVPIHINGDLCHLFNQQGEAIPKARRHHLTLDESHEQQYQHRLNN; translated from the coding sequence TTGCATATTCTTGAACTGGAGCTATTAATTCTTCTCCCCCTGCCTCCCCTACTTCCCCTGCTTCCCGCTGGGTTTATCGGTTCACCCAAAATGAACTTTCTCTCAGTTACGGTAACATCTGTCAATGACTCTGGTACAACAGTCAAACTTCCTGGTGATGCAACCGTAACGATTCCAGTCAAGCCTGGATTGTCGGTTGGAGATAGAGCCACGTTGGGGATTCGTCCCGAACATCTGCGACTCGATCGCGTAACACTGAACGGCGAAGTGCTAGTTGTAGAACGCCTGGGCGGAGAAACCTATCTCTACATCAAGATTGCAGGTGGCGACACCCTAATCGTGCAAACAGACGGAGATAATCCCAGCCGCTTGCACGATATTGTTCCGATCCACATTAACGGCGATCTTTGCCATTTGTTTAATCAACAAGGTGAAGCCATTCCCAAAGCCCGTCGCCACCACCTAACTCTGGATGAATCCCATGAACAGCAATATCAGCACAGGCTGAACAATTAA
- a CDS encoding tellurite resistance TerB C-terminal domain-containing protein has product MLNNRLLLGSVTFGVGFGLSLLVNRDVKPALLTGLIAVPAMFTGVFAVNAKQRIQQKPTLTALKAQIYQLERWETQLNQSVSAIAAEKQRTEVNINFLKAELNQLYAQIAEERSYKQQLSQDVVTLTADRQKLEAKLQDLQTQIDSCEQRREDLYQSVRSLRVEKQNTEASYKGMQAELHQLQLQITERQQQKQDLEQNLAFSNDLQLQLGEDLHNLQEQIQALEHHTAELQQNLDAIAQEKQTTEVNLNLLQAQLSQVKTQTVEQQDNKSRLEQELITLFNQKQKLAAEIKQFEKLPNQWNDFVARLNEPELQVLKAIIQQSDPTVEIKKIAEENITMPELLIDAINECALDTIKDLIIEPGSELVPLGIIEEYLINLNQAIKIKEING; this is encoded by the coding sequence ATGCTAAACAATCGGTTGCTGCTGGGTTCGGTTACCTTTGGTGTTGGCTTTGGTCTTAGTCTACTTGTAAACCGGGATGTCAAACCAGCCTTACTCACAGGTTTGATCGCTGTACCTGCCATGTTCACGGGAGTTTTTGCTGTCAACGCTAAACAGAGAATTCAGCAAAAGCCAACTTTAACTGCTCTAAAAGCTCAAATTTACCAGCTTGAGAGATGGGAAACCCAGCTGAATCAGTCTGTCTCAGCGATCGCTGCTGAAAAACAGCGAACAGAAGTTAACATCAATTTTTTAAAGGCAGAATTAAATCAACTTTACGCTCAAATCGCTGAAGAACGCAGCTATAAGCAGCAGCTAAGCCAAGACGTGGTTACTCTTACAGCCGATCGACAAAAGCTAGAAGCAAAATTACAAGACTTACAAACCCAAATTGACAGTTGCGAACAACGCCGAGAAGATTTGTATCAATCTGTGCGATCGCTCAGGGTTGAGAAGCAGAATACCGAAGCTAGTTACAAAGGTATGCAAGCTGAACTGCATCAGTTGCAATTACAAATTACCGAACGACAGCAGCAAAAGCAAGACCTAGAGCAGAATTTAGCATTTAGTAACGACCTCCAGCTTCAACTAGGAGAAGACTTACACAATTTACAAGAGCAAATTCAAGCACTTGAGCACCACACAGCAGAACTGCAGCAAAATCTAGATGCGATCGCTCAAGAGAAACAAACCACAGAAGTCAATTTAAATTTATTACAAGCACAACTTAGTCAAGTAAAAACTCAAACCGTAGAACAACAAGACAATAAAAGCAGATTAGAACAAGAATTAATTACTTTATTTAATCAGAAGCAAAAATTAGCAGCGGAAATCAAGCAATTCGAAAAATTACCTAACCAATGGAATGACTTTGTAGCCCGACTGAATGAGCCTGAACTTCAAGTACTCAAAGCAATCATCCAACAAAGTGATCCAACCGTGGAGATTAAGAAAATTGCTGAAGAAAACATTACGATGCCAGAATTATTAATTGATGCTATCAATGAATGTGCTTTGGATACAATCAAAGATTTAATTATTGAGCCTGGTTCTGAATTAGTTCCTCTGGGGATTATAGAAGAATATTTGATAAATCTAAATCAAGCAATTAAAATTAAAGAAATAAATGGATAA
- a CDS encoding ATP-binding protein gives MAVKIPKRVSTALINSLGAGVVPRIGLEHIAVGREKEIAALFQDLENVAEGGAAFRFMVGRYGSGKSFMLQLIRNHAMERGFVVADADLSPERRLVGSNGQGVATYRELLQNISTKIRPDGGALISIIEGWINSIQNQVAQDTGMRPKDDGFDDQVEAKILAAIKETEGLVHGFAFANVITTYWRGYRLDDDAKKNAALRWLRADFANKIEAKSALGVRDIIDDDSWYDYIKLMAKFVSGIGYKGLLVLLDEAVHLYKINHTLSRQDNYDKLLAMFNDTMQGKAEHLGIYLGGTPRFLEDPKRGLFNDQAWQRRTAKSRFTKGFQDTSGPVVQLETLTKEEILILLQRLADVHATHYGTQKQLTKQELQAFVQEIINRLGAEALLTPGEIVRDFISVLNILQQNPDISWHELIQGSGLPLTATGKDLNVDENGEVAEFTL, from the coding sequence ATGGCAGTTAAAATTCCTAAAAGAGTATCTACGGCATTGATTAATTCCCTTGGTGCGGGAGTAGTGCCGAGGATTGGGCTTGAACATATTGCTGTAGGTCGAGAAAAGGAAATTGCAGCACTATTCCAAGATCTCGAAAACGTTGCTGAAGGTGGTGCTGCATTCCGCTTTATGGTAGGACGCTACGGATCTGGTAAGAGTTTTATGCTGCAATTAATTCGTAATCATGCCATGGAACGTGGGTTTGTGGTTGCCGATGCTGATTTGTCTCCTGAAAGGCGATTAGTAGGAAGCAATGGTCAGGGTGTAGCAACTTATCGGGAATTGTTGCAGAACATTTCAACTAAAATTCGTCCTGATGGTGGAGCTTTAATATCAATCATTGAAGGATGGATCAATAGTATCCAGAACCAAGTTGCCCAAGATACGGGGATGCGCCCAAAGGATGACGGTTTTGACGATCAAGTAGAAGCGAAAATTTTGGCAGCAATAAAGGAGACAGAAGGTTTAGTTCATGGATTTGCTTTTGCCAATGTCATTACTACTTATTGGCGTGGTTATCGCTTGGATGATGACGCTAAAAAGAATGCAGCATTGCGTTGGCTACGGGCAGATTTTGCTAATAAAATCGAGGCAAAGTCAGCATTAGGAGTCCGAGACATTATTGATGATGATAGTTGGTATGACTACATCAAATTAATGGCTAAATTTGTTTCTGGAATCGGTTACAAAGGATTATTAGTTTTGCTTGATGAAGCCGTACATCTGTATAAGATTAATCATACGCTTTCTCGTCAGGACAACTACGACAAACTCCTGGCAATGTTTAATGACACGATGCAGGGCAAAGCTGAACATTTAGGCATTTATTTAGGGGGAACACCTAGATTTTTAGAAGATCCAAAACGGGGACTTTTCAACGATCAAGCGTGGCAACGTCGCACAGCTAAAAGCCGTTTCACTAAAGGGTTTCAAGATACTTCAGGACCAGTGGTTCAATTAGAAACATTGACTAAAGAGGAAATTTTAATACTTTTACAGCGCTTGGCTGATGTTCATGCTACTCATTATGGGACTCAGAAACAACTCACAAAACAGGAATTGCAAGCTTTTGTACAAGAAATTATTAACCGCTTAGGAGCAGAAGCGTTGTTAACTCCAGGTGAAATTGTACGTGATTTTATTAGTGTTTTGAATATCCTGCAACAAAATCCTGACATCTCTTGGCATGAATTAATTCAGGGTTCTGGTTTGCCGCTTACTGCTACGGGGAAAGACCTGAATGTAGATGAAAACGGCGAAGTTGCTGAGTTTACCTTGTGA
- a CDS encoding SMP-30/gluconolactonase/LRE family protein, translating into MESPTLLVDCRCQNAEGPLWHPLEQRLYWTDIPAGHLFRYDPTTETHEQIYSGEPVGGFTIQLDGSLLLFKSRGTIERWHSGEITTVIPEIPEERETRFNDVIADPAGRVFCGTMPTGDRLGRLYRLDLDRSLTVILDGTEVSNGMGFAPTHQQLYYTESDKCKIYLFDYDQATGNLSNQRVYVSTPDDGSVPDGMTVDAEGYVWSGRWNGGHLFRYAPDGTEVLRIPFPAKKVTSVTFGGPDYTDMFVTTAGGDNREVEGAGAGAVFHLNLGIQGVPELMSRIEV; encoded by the coding sequence ATGGAATCACCCACTCTTTTGGTTGACTGCCGGTGTCAAAATGCTGAAGGTCCTCTCTGGCATCCGCTTGAACAACGTCTGTATTGGACTGATATTCCGGCAGGACATTTATTTCGCTATGACCCAACCACGGAAACTCACGAACAAATTTATTCTGGAGAACCAGTCGGTGGCTTCACGATTCAATTGGATGGGTCACTGTTGCTGTTTAAGTCGCGGGGAACGATTGAACGGTGGCATAGCGGTGAAATCACGACTGTAATTCCAGAGATTCCAGAGGAACGAGAAACTCGATTTAATGATGTCATTGCCGATCCGGCTGGACGGGTTTTTTGTGGCACTATGCCTACAGGCGATCGCCTGGGTCGTCTCTATCGACTGGATCTAGACAGGTCTCTTACCGTCATTTTGGATGGAACAGAAGTATCTAATGGTATGGGCTTTGCGCCTACCCATCAGCAACTCTATTACACCGAGTCCGACAAATGCAAAATCTACTTGTTTGACTATGACCAGGCAACTGGCAATCTTAGCAATCAACGGGTGTATGTCTCTACTCCAGACGACGGCAGCGTTCCAGATGGCATGACCGTCGATGCTGAGGGCTATGTCTGGTCTGGTCGATGGAATGGAGGGCATCTATTTCGCTATGCACCAGATGGGACTGAGGTTTTACGCATTCCATTTCCAGCCAAGAAGGTAACGAGCGTGACCTTTGGTGGCCCCGATTATACTGATATGTTTGTCACTACTGCCGGGGGTGATAACCGCGAGGTTGAGGGTGCCGGTGCTGGAGCTGTCTTTCACCTCAACTTAGGCATTCAAGGTGTGCCAGAATTAATGTCGCGGATTGAGGTTTGA
- a CDS encoding glucosidase: protein MTAEAKRLEASRLRQAHWKRWGPYLSERQWGTVREDYSHNGSAWDYFTHDQARSRVYRWGEDGIAGISDNHQRLCFALALWNERDSILKERLFGVTGTQGNHGEDVKEYYFYLDSTPTHSYMKCLYKYPHNAFPYEQLVRENQRRSRHEPEFELLDTGIFNQDRYFDVFVEYAKAAPDDILIQLTIVNRGPESKTLHLLPTLWFRNTWSWHYEAEKPCLKVVWADAALSVIEASHPTLGARWLYCESQELLFTDNETNYQRLYGIENASPYVKDGINDYIVQGDRQAVNPDQLGTKAAAHYCLNIPAGETQVIRLRLSDTADPIDPLGTAFEEILQSRQRDADEFYQQMGSPCSMTAEARSIQRQAFAGMLWTKQFYHYAVNDWLQGDPAGPPPPPQRQRNQEWIHLFNDDILSMPDKWEYPWFAAWDLAFHAIPLAMVDPDFAKRQLDLLTREWYMHPNGQLPAYEWKFSDVNPPVHAWATWRVYKIEKKMYGQGDKQFLERVFQKLLLNFTWWVNRKDVEGRNVFQGGFLGLDNIGVFDRSAQLPTGGYIEQSDGTSWMGMYCLNMLAIALELAEANSVYEDIASKFFEHFLYIADAMNHMGGNEDTHLWDEADKFYYDVLHLPDGKRLHLKVRSLVGLVPLFAVETLEPDKLAALPGFKKRMEWFIRNRPDLKRNVACMETPGIGAKRLLSIVYSGKLQQILKTMLDENEFLSPYGIRALSKYHAQHPYIFEVNGQQHRVDYEPAESSSGLFGGNSNWRGPIWFPVNFLLIESLQKFHYYLGDDFKVECPTGSGQMMTLWEVATELSQRLIQIFLRDASGQRPVYGGTDKFQTDPHWQDWILFYEYFHGDNGAGIGASHQTGWTGLVAKMIQQCGEYSWRGQAPEVLQQETSDLAGAVADRM, encoded by the coding sequence ATGACCGCAGAAGCGAAGAGACTAGAAGCATCCAGGCTACGTCAAGCACACTGGAAACGTTGGGGACCCTACTTGAGTGAGCGTCAGTGGGGTACTGTGCGGGAAGATTACAGCCACAATGGTTCTGCCTGGGACTATTTCACTCACGATCAGGCTCGTTCCCGTGTTTATCGCTGGGGTGAAGATGGCATTGCTGGCATTTCAGATAATCATCAACGGCTGTGCTTCGCACTGGCACTTTGGAATGAACGCGATTCAATTCTCAAAGAGCGGCTATTTGGTGTAACGGGTACCCAAGGCAATCATGGTGAGGATGTGAAAGAGTACTACTTCTATCTGGATAGTACGCCAACTCACTCCTATATGAAGTGTCTTTACAAATATCCTCATAATGCTTTTCCTTACGAGCAACTTGTGCGCGAAAATCAACGCCGAAGTCGCCACGAACCAGAATTTGAGCTGCTCGATACAGGTATTTTTAATCAAGACCGCTACTTTGACGTGTTCGTCGAATATGCGAAGGCTGCGCCGGATGACATTTTGATTCAACTGACGATAGTTAATCGCGGTCCAGAATCCAAAACGCTGCACCTGTTGCCAACCCTCTGGTTTCGCAATACCTGGTCTTGGCATTACGAAGCTGAGAAACCTTGCCTCAAAGTAGTCTGGGCTGACGCAGCGCTAAGCGTGATTGAAGCCTCTCATCCTACGTTGGGAGCAAGATGGCTGTATTGTGAGTCACAAGAGCTGCTATTTACAGACAACGAAACCAATTACCAACGGCTCTATGGAATTGAAAATGCGTCTCCCTACGTGAAGGATGGCATTAATGATTACATCGTACAGGGCGATCGCCAGGCTGTTAATCCAGACCAGCTTGGCACCAAGGCGGCTGCACACTACTGCCTTAACATTCCGGCTGGTGAAACTCAAGTTATCCGACTGAGATTGTCAGATACCGCAGATCCGATCGATCCGCTAGGCACAGCCTTTGAGGAGATTTTGCAGAGCCGCCAACGAGACGCCGATGAATTTTATCAGCAAATGGGCTCTCCTTGTTCCATGACAGCCGAAGCTCGGAGCATTCAACGACAAGCTTTTGCTGGAATGCTGTGGACAAAGCAGTTTTATCATTATGCAGTCAATGACTGGCTGCAGGGCGATCCGGCTGGACCACCTCCACCCCCGCAACGGCAGAGAAACCAAGAGTGGATTCATCTATTTAATGATGACATTCTCTCAATGCCAGATAAGTGGGAATATCCCTGGTTTGCCGCCTGGGATTTAGCCTTCCACGCGATTCCGCTGGCAATGGTCGATCCAGATTTTGCCAAACGGCAGCTTGACTTACTGACCCGAGAGTGGTACATGCATCCCAATGGTCAGCTTCCAGCCTACGAGTGGAAGTTTAGCGATGTGAATCCGCCAGTACATGCCTGGGCAACTTGGCGCGTATACAAGATCGAAAAGAAAATGTATGGTCAAGGTGACAAACAGTTTCTCGAACGAGTATTTCAGAAACTGCTGCTCAACTTTACCTGGTGGGTGAATCGTAAGGATGTGGAAGGCAGAAACGTCTTTCAGGGCGGATTTTTGGGCTTAGACAATATCGGTGTGTTTGATCGTAGTGCCCAATTGCCTACAGGTGGCTATATTGAACAATCAGATGGCACAAGTTGGATGGGGATGTATTGCCTAAATATGTTGGCGATCGCCCTCGAACTAGCCGAAGCGAATTCAGTCTACGAAGATATCGCTAGCAAGTTCTTTGAACACTTCCTGTATATTGCCGATGCCATGAATCACATGGGGGGTAATGAAGATACCCACCTTTGGGATGAAGCCGACAAATTCTACTATGATGTGCTGCATCTGCCGGATGGTAAGCGATTGCATCTCAAAGTGCGTTCACTGGTGGGATTAGTGCCTCTATTTGCTGTAGAAACTCTTGAACCCGACAAACTAGCTGCATTACCAGGTTTCAAGAAGCGGATGGAGTGGTTTATTCGCAACCGACCTGACCTAAAGCGCAATGTCGCCTGTATGGAAACCCCCGGTATTGGAGCCAAGAGATTACTGTCTATTGTTTATAGCGGTAAGCTGCAGCAGATCTTAAAAACCATGCTGGATGAAAATGAATTCCTCAGCCCGTATGGCATTCGAGCACTTTCCAAGTATCATGCTCAGCATCCCTACATTTTTGAGGTGAATGGTCAGCAGCATCGCGTTGATTATGAGCCTGCAGAGTCGAGTAGTGGCTTGTTTGGCGGCAATTCAAACTGGCGAGGACCGATTTGGTTTCCCGTGAATTTTCTCCTCATAGAATCTCTACAAAAGTTTCATTATTACTTAGGAGATGACTTCAAGGTTGAGTGTCCGACAGGCTCAGGGCAAATGATGACCTTATGGGAAGTGGCTACTGAATTGTCTCAACGGTTGATTCAGATCTTCTTAAGGGATGCATCCGGTCAACGTCCGGTTTATGGCGGTACTGATAAGTTTCAAACTGACCCGCACTGGCAAGACTGGATTCTGTTCTATGAATACTTTCATGGTGATAATGGAGCTGGAATTGGGGCAAGTCATCAAACGGGATGGACTGGATTAGTCGCTAAAATGATCCAGCAATGTGGAGAATATAGTTGGCGAGGACAGGCTCCTGAAGTACTTCAGCAGGAAACTTCTGACCTTGCGGGTGCTGTTGCTGATCGTATGTGA
- a CDS encoding SDR family oxidoreductase: MTYPSDLLKGQSALVTGGSSGIGEAIARYLAKAGAAVAINYNSSPEPAQKLADTIQTEGGRAIAVKANVSQEDDVKAMFSQVCQEFGTIDILINNSGIQKDAPFLDMTLEQWNQVIAVNLTGQFLCAREAAQEFLRRGIRPEISSAAGKIISISSVHEVIPWAGHVNYAASKGGVSLLMKSIAQELAPYNIRVNSIAPGAIKTAINRPAWETPEAEAELLKLIPYGRVGEVDDIAKAAVWLASDESDYVHGTTLFVDGGMTLYPEFAEGG, from the coding sequence ATGACCTATCCTTCTGATCTTCTTAAAGGTCAAAGTGCACTCGTGACAGGCGGTAGTTCTGGGATTGGTGAAGCGATCGCCCGTTATTTAGCCAAAGCAGGAGCAGCCGTTGCGATTAACTATAACTCTAGCCCTGAACCAGCTCAAAAGCTGGCGGATACAATTCAAACGGAGGGAGGAAGAGCGATCGCCGTCAAAGCCAACGTCAGTCAAGAAGACGATGTCAAGGCGATGTTCAGCCAGGTTTGTCAGGAATTTGGCACAATTGACATTTTGATTAATAACTCCGGCATCCAAAAAGATGCGCCATTCTTAGACATGACCCTAGAGCAATGGAATCAAGTCATTGCTGTTAATCTGACCGGACAGTTTTTATGTGCGCGTGAGGCAGCGCAGGAGTTTCTGCGTCGAGGCATTCGACCAGAGATTTCTAGTGCAGCCGGAAAAATTATCAGCATTAGCTCAGTGCATGAGGTGATTCCCTGGGCGGGTCATGTGAACTATGCTGCCAGTAAAGGAGGCGTCAGCCTGCTGATGAAGAGTATTGCTCAAGAACTGGCACCTTACAATATTCGGGTCAATAGCATTGCACCAGGCGCGATCAAAACCGCAATTAATCGACCGGCTTGGGAAACACCAGAAGCCGAAGCAGAACTGCTCAAACTGATTCCCTACGGACGGGTAGGGGAAGTAGATGATATTGCCAAAGCCGCCGTTTGGCTGGCGTCTGATGAATCTGACTATGTTCATGGCACAACGCTGTTTGTAGACGGTGGCATGACGCTGTATCCAGAGTTTGCTGAAGGGGGTTAA